CTTTAGATGACTAATGATGCTggctttaaaaatgtattccaGCATCTGTTCATCCATCTTTGTCATTTAATCTGAGatacaacctaataaaacagtATGGACCTTTACCCCATGTtgtttcctcttcctttttcaTAAATACGTTCTGTGATGTCATCTATAGACTTCCTGCAGAACAATGACTTCTATTTAACATAAATATGGTCAAAGAAGTGAAGCAGAATTGACCTGAGTGTAGCGAATAACCAACTATAAAGAGGTTACGAACAAAAATGGAACTCGGGTGTGTGTGCCTTCACTGAGCAGGCCTCTCCCACTCCTTGAATGGACTGTTGTTGGCTCAGGAGGAGGACTGGAGTGACTGGACGATTTCTGTTACTGTCCAACCATGCAGCCAGGAAGGAGGAGGCCGTGGGATCAGTTACAGACACATGTCCCCTGTAATTACAGGAGGATGGCACTGTGTGCTAGCtaacacagagatgttgtttCAGGCACTGGCAGAGAGAGGGTATCGGGTCACCGGGAGCCCCAGAGTCAGCCAAGCAGGTCTAAGGACAGCTTGTGCTGCCTTCACAGTGCCACTGCCTTAGTGAGGCGATTACAAACTCAAAGAAATCAGTGAgttactgtttgttttctgagtACAAACACTTATTGCACAGCTACAATAGATTTAtacttaaaaaaatctaaaggtTCCCTGCCTCTCAGACAATATTCTGTACCCAATCTTTCACTTAACAGGACAAACAAAGTGAACAGGAAGGTGGGAAGACTTCAGTTAAGGCCAAGAAAACAGcaacaaccaccaacacaaactgtagaacaaataaatattaaaattataacaaatgtctttgttttctgttatgAAATAGATGTGAATCCCTCATTAGTTTCTCAGACTACCAGAATAAAGACAAATGCATCTACTTGGCTTTTTTTTAGGTGTGTTGTGGGTAAtccaccacaagatggcagcactgTTTCACTGTGAATGAAACCTCCACCACCATAACTGCAGAAAAGAAGGCATTATGATAAATTTCGTTCCAAAATTAACGCAAGAACATTCCAGTATTGTCAAAGACGTATCAGCTGGTGCAGCCATAATAAGCGCAGTTTCTCTTAGTTTAAGCATTAAAGGCCCAGATTATATTAGGAATAAATCCACAGACAATCCAAAGTATGCGTACACCTACTGGACATCGTATGTGTGCTGCTCCTTCAGTGCTTAAAAAGCTTTTTCTCGACTGTTTTTGTTGCATGCAGGACCACCAGGGACAAATTTTTACTTTTATGTCACTCTGAAGTTTCTTGCGGCAGCCTTTCTTCCCCTCCTTCCTCAGAGGATGAGGCCGTCCTATCGGCTCTGTAATTGCTTCGATGTAATTAAGGCTACATTTGAGCGGCGCGGACAGGGGATTTATAAAGGTCGAGAAGGACCAGGAGGAAGAGAAATGTTCTTTTGTGCTTTAATTTGGGAAGCTAGTTTTACTATGAGACTGGAAACTGTTAACACCTGGACATTGTGgcaaaaggaaatgaaaaggcGCTTATATATCAGTGGAACCACAGCAGGGGTAGGACAAGGGATAAAGTTTTAAAAACCTTTGAAATTATACTGCAAAATGGATGAATGCTGTGAGAATGTCCTGTGTGGGAAAGTAGTCTCTATGCTacttatgtgtgtgtcactcttcCACCCTGaaccacagactgtaaataaagatggacaacatgacagctTCTCTCGTTGGAGGCCTAAATGTGATGAAATTGACTGCTTTAACAGCTTTAATAGCAGAGCAGGCATCTTGGCCTCAAGTCCAAGATGTTGATCCAACTCAGCTGCACTCGTTTGAGTGAAAATGTCGGCCATCTTTAAATGCAGTCAAAGAAGATCCAACAGGCCGGTGGTGATAGAAACATGAGGAAAAGGGGTGTTTAAATGGACCTACTTGCAGACTGATTATGAGGTCGGGAACAGGTGATGACTTAGGGTGGGGAACACTGAGGACACCTTCAGGACAGGATGGGAATAACAGGCTCTGAAATGACAATGATGGAGGTGATGTTTAGAACAAGAGACATCTGGACATCTGAACCTTGATTGTTTTTTAATAGTTTAAcagcaaaactaaaaatacaTGAAGCTTCTTTTCATTCATCCCACACccatgttttttcccctcttccccccctccaaaaaaaaaaatcacactccTGAAGTTGCTTTAAACttgacaacacagacagacagttcagcagcagcttcttctgctgctgctgagacacgTATGGCTTCGAGGACgttgcatcagcagcagtgacGGGTTTCATCTCTAAATGAATTtagacagcgagagagagagagagagagagagagagagagaaagcagcccTAACCCGCGCTGCTGAAGcagttgtcatggcaaccacCTGCTAAGGAGGGGGATTATCAGCACTCCTGTAACCGTAGCATTGGCGATGTTCACACTAAATGAGAAACTCCAGACGAGTAGCGTGCGCCGTCTCCTCCACGTTGCTGTGATTAATGGCATTAATGGCACTCTGCTATGTCCATAATCACAGAGCCGAGTGCTTACAGGCGCTGTGTTACTGTAACACTTACaatgctttttttattgcagcGCTTTATGGATACAACCTGGGAGCATTTccgaaaaggaaaaaaagtaaCTTCAATCAGCCGGAAAATGCGCAAACTCGGCAGGAAGTCAGTTTAACAGCAAATACAATAAGTGCTTTAGTCATTAAAGGGACATTAATGATCATTTTTAGATTGTgtatagataaaaaaaaataaataaataaaaaaacaccaaaaaaactgGTGTAAAATGATAAATATCTACTTTACGAAGTAATAAATAGATACACCTCTGTTAAAACACTGACACTCACAATGTGACAATCCAAAAAACCTGTAAATACTgtacatctgctgctgtctaTGAGCACGTAAACACGACAATCCTCCAGCAGGTCAACCATTTGGGAAAGCAGGAAATGTTTATATAGACTACATGAAGGTAACAAGATGTCCTTGAAGTCAGGTTTCCTTTGAATGTTGTATAATTTCTTTGAATTTTCAAGCCTGATCGATGTAATTTTCATCCAACATCCAAAAtttacagaaaaaacaaacatctaattttagggaaagaaaacactgacaGGCAGCTTCACTCTCATCCATCCACAAATTATATTATAAATCAGTCCTCTGGGCTGCTATTAACACAGTCTGATGAAGATTCAGGTTCTAAAATTCAGCTGGACTAAATATTTAATGCTGCGGAGAAATACTTCATGTGGGTTTTAATGCTAATCAGGACACCTGCAGATGTAAATGCAACTGTGTGCTTCCTTTCCAACCCAGTGGTGCTAATTTGGTGGAGATTTTTTGCTGTTGATGAGAAATGGGTGATAAAATTTCCCTCATTGACATTACAGCCAGACTGCAGGAGCTTCATTCTACAAACTAGCCTGATATGTTAAGGAAGCAGCTGTCCATCAAACATCGTGCTACAGGTATAAAACACGAACACACAGTATGTCTATCAGGGGCACATACGCTCAACAACCCCCTCACTCGTCGTCCCGCTGCTGGTCGAGTAGCGACGACGTGTCAAGCAGGCAGCCGCTGAAGTATCCAATCAGGGAGTGAGTCAGCTGGATCTGGCTGCGTCTGGACAGGAAGTGACCCTCGTCTGGGTAGATCTGCCCCACAAAAAAGCCTTATTACTGAAGAAAAGCCTGTGTTTCATTTTCGTGTATCTTCATATGAGCGTGGTATTTACCTGCATAGTGTAGTTGGCTCCGATCTTTATTAAGTGTTtgatgagctctgctgaatGCTGGAAGTGAACGTTTGCTGCAGAGataacaaagaaacaaatgCAAATAAGCATCGCTGAGGTTGGAAGTCCACTGCTGGATAAAAGCTCCAAGCTCTCGTTTAGGTCAAGTTTTACAGCTCTGCATGGTAGAGAGGCTCATTTCAAAAAGGACTCACTCCCACATTAAAGGTACAGTCACTGTGgaaatgtctgctgtgtgcgTACCGTCAGCAGTGCCGTGGGCCAGAAACAGAGTTCCTCCCTGCAGTCCTTTCATGTTGGGCAGAACTTTGGACGCCTGTGGAGGCAGAACATATCACACTCTGAAGTCATATCAAAATGCAATAAAACCACTGACAggctaaaaatgaaaataattggCAGTTTGATGAGAAGTTCTGTAGATGGAGACTGATCTCAGCCAAAAGTGGACAGCAAATGTGTTGCCTGTGGACAGATGTGGGGCAGCTGTGTCTACAGTATCCTAAGATGCTGCTGGCTGTAGCCTTATACTGAGGACTGGAAAAGTGAGATAGGAGAAAATGTAAACACTTGGAAACTATAAATAGTGTTCTAGATAGAGCGATGAGTGGAAAGCGACTTAATGGAACATCTGCAGGGTTAAAATAGCAGTGAGCAGTCGGATATCATTCAGATGTATTGCTCGGGGGAGCGTGGACGTTAGCTGCAATATCAGAGGACATTTCTCCATCTCTCACTCCCATCATTCAGCTGGGAATCAAACAACTTCTCAAGCTGTCAACAACTGGGTCTTTAATCAGCCGTGTCTCAGAGTGATTATTATCTGATCAGATGGAGCTATGTTTCCCTCTGCATGTCCCCCACCTCCTGCTGCAAGAGCCACAAAAATAGAGCACTCTGGCCCAGTTATAAGCAACCCACTTACAGCAAGAGCAAAAACACACCCTGACCTTCACATGGAGGACGATtgtgcaatgttttttttttttttttttaacacctctGGCATTTCCAGATTTTTTCATAAGATTTGGAGCCTCAGACGCCGATGGCCGCTCTTTATTTTTAACAGGGgatgtgctgttttgtttgtgaagTCAACCAAAGAAGCATTTTCATTAAGACGTGTAGTGGCCTGTTTTAAGGCCCCAtctgacagagaagaagacatttATTACAGAAACActtaacaaaacaaagatgagttTGTCTTGAGTTGACCTGCTGTATTTCCTGTTTAGGGGTCCTgctaatgtttcttttaaaaaaggAGTAGCAGCTCACCTGGTATCTGTTCTCCTCTGTAGACGGCGAGCCAAAGTATCTCTCAGAGAAGGCCGAGGCTGAAACAGAAAAGGAGCACGAAGATTTtgcatgcagtgtgtttgtataaGTCTGTTTTAATCACACATAATAATCCTGTTTCTGATACTCCAGAGCAGCCTATTAAGCTCTAATCACAGGCTGCAGAAGCTTTTCATCCTAAAATTCAATACAGGGCAGAATTCCCGAAAGCAGAAGTGAAGGATAATTAAAGCCTGACGATACAGGCAGGATGAAGACATCATGAAAAAGGAAGGAGCAGAAGTAATAACTCCTTCCACGTCCCTGCAGTGAGTATTAAAGACTTTAATCCTACTCACCGTACATGGTCCAGTCTGCAACAGGAGCCAGAGCTGCTGCACATCTGATCAGCCTCTCCGTCGacttcagcatcatcagagccaGGTAGCCGCCGTAGCCCTGCTGGAGAGGAATTAGCTTTATATGCACATCTATCTATCAAAGTAAAGCTCTGATTAGATCAGTCTGACAGACCAACCTCTCCGAAGACTCCGACGCGAGTGCGATCGATGAACGGCAGCTTCAGCAGGTACCTGAGGAGGTGTTTTAATAAGCAGTCAGTGCTGTGGCAGTgagggggtcaaaggtcaaagccATACACAGACATATGTGGAAGAAAGGGCGTCTCTGAACTTCAAAACAGACATGTTACGTACTCCAGTGCTGCGAGCTGATCCTCTGTGTCCACCATCCCGAGCTGCTGATGGACCTGCTGTAAAACCCTTCGAGGGACAGAGAACACAAAGTCAGACAGTTTAATGTGACGCAGGCCTGCATGTTGTGAAACCAAAAActcacctttgacctctgaaaCCAGACCCTCTGCTGTCAAGCCGTGCCACAATAACCTGGCCCGATCCCACCAGGACCTGGTCCCAATCCAGCCTGAACTCCTCCGTCACCGCCTGCCCGCCTGGAGAGCTGTCGCTGAGCAGACGCACACAGAGAAAAATCAATCTAAAAATCAACCGTCCTTGCCTCTATTCTTCTAGAACAAAAGCATGTGGACAGATTAATGTAATGAAAACACTGTAATAAAGAGAGGAAGGCTCACACGATGAGGAGGAGGCCGTAGAGGAAGGACTCGGAGAAGTCTGAAGGATAGATGAGCTTCAGAGGCAGCTCTGTAggtgggaaagagagagagagagagcgagagagtcagctgaaagaggagaagaggttGGGACAGCAGCcaagcagacacactcacactttttaCCCTCTAAGTGGCTCAATTAAGTCATGGAGATCACAAGCTAACACAGCTGTGAAGTGCACATAATCAGTACCAAAGTTGTTATTAGTGATCATCCGGATTTCAGTCTGAATCGTCTTTTTGGTGTCCAGCGCAGACCGCAGAGGGACGTTGTTCTCTAAGATGAAATAGGCTGtgaaggtggaaaaaaaaaatcagggttAATCAGGCTGCAATTTGTCTCCACACATTCAGAGGACATCCATTCAAAAGTTCAGgaagatccagcagctgcttgtCTTATAACACAAACAGGGTGATGACGCCTGATTGCTGCAAACTATTTTCCATGTCAGGACCAACGtcagaaaaaaagcacatcTTTTCaggacacaaacatcacagagaaCCTAAAACAGTTTTCATATTAATGCGACTCACAGTCAACGTCGTCAAAACTCAGCAGGAACACAGCCGGGACTCCAGGACCTGCCGTGGAACAGACAGAGAAATATGATGTAGAACACAATACATGTCTGAATAGGCCAAAAATAAAGAGTTTAAATGAACAAGACCAACAAAATCATTGACCCTGgatggcttgtgtgtgtgttgatatgcacacagacatgtctgagtGAAAAAATGCTTTGAGTTAGGACGATTATAGAAGTCTGACCTCGACAGTACAGGATGGCGTGCTGTACATCCGGGCTGGCGTTGGCATCGAAGAACGTACACTCCTCCTTTAGCACGCAGGTGAGACATCGCCGTGGAAACAAGCCGAGGGTGGACACACTGTCAACGACAATGTTAACTCAATGAGCATCATGCATAATAGCGAGAGCAGGTAGAACGACACCAAGTGTGCGCCTCACCTGTATAAATGTCTCCGTTGTGCAGCGTCCTCCGTGCTCAGAAAGTATCTGTGTGGaagaaagcacagcagctaaagTAGGACAAGGTCGCGGATCCATTATACATCTGCCTGCACTCGTCACTGCGTCTCTGCCGCCACTGGACCATAAACACAGACTGATGCTGTCACGAGCCCGCGGCCACACAGTGTtttcagacacagcagtgtAAAATTTAATCAGACAGACCAGAATTGATTTTTAAGTTTTCTATTCACAGCAAAGTATTTATGTTACTTGGGGAAAGCCTGGGGAGTCGAGGCTTTTAGCTGAAGTATTTCATCCTCTGTTGTTCAGTTCAAAGAAGGATTTTATAATTACACCGCCACCAGTCCCAATCTATATTTAATcttatatttcattttatgtttCAGAAAACCCAGAGCAGTTAATAatgaaagcagaaataaagaaaatgtcCACACTAACATGATCTGGTTGTTTTCATCGTAACCCAGGATTTTTGTCACCTCCCAGTCTCCGGACGTTAAATGGCGAACCTCGTCCTGGTCGCTCCGTAactgaaagaggaggagaagaaaatatCAGGACTGATTTTAAATTCCAGGAGGAGCAGTGATttcagagagaagcagcagggaACAGTGCTAATGCTCTGGATGGGATTGTAATCTAAAATCCCCTCTGAGAAATAAATCCAGCCTTAGAGCTAAGATGACAAAGACATGTAGGAGAGGTACCTTTTTGGTGAACATTGTGATGTGGTGGAAATCTCCCTGACCTCCTTGCTTGACAGGCAGTGTGAGGAAGAACCTGCTCCTGTCCTTGGAGAATAGAGGCTCCTGTCTCTGCAGAGACATGTCCAGGCTTTAGAGACAGTCACAAAAAGAACTGTGTGTGAGCCTTTAAGCACTCTTTTGTCAGTGTTACCTGTCTTGAGATCCATGTCTCTGTAGAGTCCTCATGTCTCTGAATGAAGggacacaaaataaaatcagctcacacacatcaacatttCAGAGTATTGACACTGTATGAGAGTTCTGACCTGAAGGCAGATTCCGATGGTGGCGTCGCACACCGTCAGCAGCGAGGCATTCTGGGGCCGGTTGACCCAGCGCACAGCAAGGTGTGTGTTGCTGATCCACTTCACCATGGTGACATAGAAGTCTCTGCAGATGAGATGCACAATGGGGGATCAGACCGGACTTGTGGGTACCAGCAGGTACATTTGAGTGTATCGTCACCTTAGTCTGAGCTGCTCGGGCGGCTGCAGCTCCTGAGTGTGAGTCGCTCCAAACAGGTTGACCACCGACAACTTTACTGCAGGGTTAGTCTGCCCGGCCTGAATGGACCCACACAGAAAGACTCTGATATATCTAAACTTTACAAAGTCTCTAAAGCATGTAAAGGTGCTACGGCCTTACCATCGGGTATGGGTACTGCAGGCCTCGGGGGTAGGTGCTGCCGGTGAACTGGGGCAGAGCCATGTTAGGTACCAGGGTGTCGTTGATGGTGAGGAAGGCCAGTCGCTCTCCATCAGGGGACCACCAGTGAGCCAAGTGTGAGCGCAGAATCTCCTCTGAAGAGAAAAGGGTTCAGGTGTTAATGACACGAGTCAGGagataatatttatatttcacattTTCAGACAGCTGTCTCGTTCTTTTTCTGATCAATGCCCtccaagagagaaaaaaaaaacctgtgacCAGGCAAATGGTTACAATCTGAGGTCCTGAATCTACAAACAGAGATGATTCTGcctcacactgtgtctgtgcaaactgcagcagctcagtaCTGAATGTGTTTACACAGTGACTTAATGGATTGTAGAAACTCGCTGTTGATTTTTCATTGCCATTCTGCTTAGTTTGTCTAGTCTGCTCCTCTGCATTTTTAATGCCAAAGACAAATCTTTGAAAAGCTGAGCATCCACAGTGAGTCCTGAAACTGTTTCTCTTTCTGAGGAAAAGACAGAGGACGTGACCTCCATCACACCTTCGTACAGCCAGTCGGCGAGCCCGTTGAAGATGACGCCCTCCATCCCAGAGGAAGTGATTCTCAGAGAGTTGCTCCTCACATCTGACTGGTAGTAGATGTTGTTCTCAAAGATGTAGATCTGAAGACAAAGATGGAAGGTTAAAGTCCTTTTTGTTGTCCTTCCTGCTGCCTTTCTGCTTGTCTACCTGAtttgttttttccctttttttgacaacctgttttttttacattaaagctCCAGGTTCAGCGCACCATGCAGCTGTTTGCGCTCCCTCTTCCATCACAGttttaatatttgcatttgcaaatacaaacagcagcagccaccagtATCCTGAGTCCTCCTGACTTCATTTTGCTGCTGCACTATTTTGTCCAtaacaaacatttgtaaatgaaactcttggacatacataataaaaaaaaactgactttaAGTGTGGCTccgaaatattttattttatttctcttttatcATCGTTTAATTGGAGGAAATGTCTCCTTGCCTTAGGACTTTTACCAAACATAGAACTTAAGGCAAATGTTACTTTTCTTTGACTAAAGTTGCCCTTGCTGTGCTGTcctatgtttatgttttctttttaacaaaATAACCTATGAAATAAAGTGTCTCGACTCAAATGTGGATTTAAGTGCAGACAGAGTACAGTGCGGATGTAAACACAGCCTATATTGTATCATATTATTTGAGTCGATCTCCCTGGAGCGACGAGGCAGCAAGAatttataaaaaacaaaagaaaatgagagaatGGACGGCatacagtacagtaaacacactcGGCCGTACCAGCTGCTGGCCTTGTCTTCCCCAGGATGCGTGCTGGAGCACAGCATTCGGAACCTCGGGAGGGTTCAGCTCCCACACCTctctaaaaacacagacacacacatatttattacCTGCCTCAATCTGTGCCTGAGTGCCAGCAGACAGTGACAAAACCAACTCACCTTGTGTAGATGTTGTAGACAATGTACGACGCTGTGTATGAATACCTGTACACCTGCAACGAGTAAAGAAAGGAGCATAAACATAAGAGACATAAACACGTCTGCGTGAGGAAACAAAGGTCACTGCCGCAGCTAGTTTTCCCACAAAACCCATTCCATGATTCAAAGCGAAGACATTTATAGAAAGCTTTGGGATCTCCACTGGTTTCTGGGCCAACGTGCCCTTTACAAACTGAAAGGAATCCAACTAAAAAGCTCTATAAAGTGGCGGTAGTTTTACTTTGAGAGGACGGcatgtctccatggcaacagataAATCAGAATGCAATCTATTAAGCTTGGCCATGACCGAAAAGAAGTGAAGTGGAATGTGCCGAAAATGAAGTAAAACAGTGTTTGTATATAACACTGTGTCTAAGGTTATCAGACACACATTCACCCCAATCATTACAGAAACCACACTGCTGGACACACAGAAGTCCTCCTCCACtttatcagctgctgcagaggctcTAAACCCCGAGCATGGATCCATCTGTGTGCAAACACATCTTAAAATCAATGGAAACCCTTCACAGTGAGGTAAGAGAGAAAAACACGCACAGCTAATAAATCCACACCTGTGCAGAGCAGATGCTCCAAATTgttttcagagagagagagatcgtgtgtctgtgtgcagtaatCTGAGTATTTCAGTCCCTCCATCAGTCTGTGCATCAGTCTCCAAACTATCCAAGTCATCAAAGTCCATGTTGTTATTTCAGTTTTGTTTAGGAACAAAAGAGCatgaacacaataaaaacattgcTGACCTGAATTTGCATGCAGATCACAGCACAAGAGCACAATGTAAATGTCAGCCTGACGTGCAGCAAATAAACCAAGGAACAGCTGATAATACCAAAGACGAACTACAATCACACCTTGTGCTTTTGTGCAGATGCAAATCACAACACACCAGCTGCTTGGTGTCtgctttgtgcgtgtgtgtgtgtcatgctgtAAGGATGTGCAGAGACTTACCGGTTTGACATCATAAGCAAAGAGAGCGTACTTCAGATCTGCAGACAGAGAGTACTTTGCCACTTTGAAAGCCACCTAGAGAAAGTCATCCAATTAAGATGCAGAAAAATAAGATACAGCAACAACTATGAAAATGAGCTACTGTGCCATTACTGTGGTTTTTAATCAAACAACTGGTCTTCTCAGTAGAAACACGTTTTGTTAGCTAACCTCGTTAGCTTTCATAGCATGACGATGATAAAACAAATGCTAAAGGCCATAAAACCACGAGGGAGACTCAGCAGGTTGTGACATTTCCTGGAGACGCAGTGGTGGACAGATATATTCAAAGCTGTCAAAATTTGGATTCCCTAACTATGAGGCCACCTCTGCTCTTTTTGATTTTTACTTGCATAGTTTGACAAGCTTACAGcagctcctaaaatcctcatcAAATCCCCTTATGTAACGCTACAGGCTGAAATGGCGTGCAGCTATTcagttacattttaaaaaagtgatgtAAATAAAAGGTTTATGATTTTTCACAGTGTATGAGGATTACAGAGGAGCAACAGGATTATAATGATGCAATTAGAAAACTGCTAAATTTGgcctaaaacataaaaataaacaaaataccCCTGGTTGCATTTCACTGAAAAGCCAATGCTGACATGACTTCATGCTCCTGGAAGTTTTGCAACATTCATTTGTGGGTTCACATCAAGTTTCAGCTGCACCACATGCCCTCCTCTCCCAGGTCTGAGCCCGCCCACGAGGCAGACAACCTCCTCAGCGGGAAGTGATATTATTCTGATTCTGCAGGTAAAGGAGGTACGAGGCTCATTTCCAGCACCCTCTGGGGATCCAATCACACAGCAGTGAGACAAGAAGAGAGCAGCTcggtcttctttttttaaacaagagTGAGGAAGACTGCACAGTGGCAAGGTTAGGAGGTCTAGTCCCATTTATGCTGTCTGTTAAATTGGGAATTTTTGCAAATTTAAACTGCAAACATGAGTCTAGAAATACAAATCATTTGTAAAAAGTTTCAAATACTGTGCAGCAAGAACACAAAAATACCATGGGAAGCCTCTGGGTAAAACCTACAAATACGTGAAAGCCTAAGAAATTACTTACAAATGTACTGTTGCTCAGAATGACCTCCGTCTCGTTCAGGACGAAGTTAAACTTGATGACATGGCCGTCTTGGTTCCTGTACACCACCTCCGAATCTGACAAAGGAGACACATATGAGGAAGATAATGATTAAAACTACATTATTATGGAGCGAATGGGTTGGCCATCTTCTTTTGTAAAAAATGAGAAGGctgaaaaacaggaagtgcagcaCACCCTC
This region of Parambassis ranga chromosome 2, fParRan2.1, whole genome shotgun sequence genomic DNA includes:
- the LOC114451744 gene encoding inactive dipeptidyl peptidase 10-like, giving the protein MTASKDPTKKKPKDSQQDEEYVDISPPQRNWKGIAISLLVIVVVCSFITMSVVVLTPTEPTGSSKSPLTVADLYKPEFSIHDPEATWISDSEVVYRNQDGHVIKFNFVLNETEVILSNSTFVAFKVAKYSLSADLKYALFAYDVKPVYRYSYTASYIVYNIYTREVWELNPPEVPNAVLQHASWGRQGQQLIYIFENNIYYQSDVRSNSLRITSSGMEGVIFNGLADWLYEEEILRSHLAHWWSPDGERLAFLTINDTLVPNMALPQFTGSTYPRGLQYPYPMAGQTNPAVKLSVVNLFGATHTQELQPPEQLRLRDFYVTMVKWISNTHLAVRWVNRPQNASLLTVCDATIGICLQRHEDSTETWISRQRQEPLFSKDRSRFFLTLPVKQGGQGDFHHITMFTKKLRSDQDEVRHLTSGDWEVTKILGYDENNQIIYFLSTEDAAQRRHLYSVSTLGLFPRRCLTCVLKEECTFFDANASPDVQHAILYCRGPGVPAVFLLSFDDVDSYFILENNVPLRSALDTKKTIQTEIRMITNNNFELPLKLIYPSDFSESFLYGLLLIVDSSPGGQAVTEEFRLDWDQVLVGSGQVIVARLDSRGSGFRGQRVLQQVHQQLGMVDTEDQLAALEYLLKLPFIDRTRVGVFGEQGYGGYLALMMLKSTERLIRCAAALAPVADWTMYASAFSERYFGSPSTEENRYQASKVLPNMKGLQGGTLFLAHGTADANVHFQHSAELIKHLIKIGANYTMQIYPDEGHFLSRRSQIQLTHSLIGYFSGCLLDTSSLLDQQRDDE